The Paenibacillus sp. 481 DNA window GGAGCGGCGGAGATTTTCTTCCCCGAGCAAAAAGTCCCCTTACTATCATCGAATAACGACTCGTTATTCTAATCTAGAAGATCTCTCATAAATAATAGTAACACTATTTCAATCTCTTTTTAAAGTTTTTTGGTACAAAAATATGGAACAATCTTGTCGGATCTGGACCATCGACGGTTGATTTTAGATCTTCCAATAAAATATTGTCGAGATATTTATCACTGAGAAACTTTTTACCAAGCGAAGTTAAACGATAGGCTCTAACATCTTGATTACGATTTATAAACCCTTCTCTGATTAATTCTGAGATGGATTGCCTGACAAGATTATAGTTCATACCAACTAGTTCTAATAAATCATTGATATCAAGAACAAATTCATGATTATTTAAGTAGATTAATATTAATATTTTATGAAAATCCACCTCATGATTAGTCATTCAATTCCCTTTTCCTTCTTTCTTCTTCCACACTTTTTGCTAGTTGGTACCTCATATCGCGTCTCTCTTCTTTTCTTCTTTTAATTTCATGTAAAGTACTTGATTCTTTAACATCTAAACTATCTCCATTTTTCTTTCTTGGAAAAACAGGATTCCAAGGTAGCACTTCATTTTTCTCATGAAAAGTTGAGAGCGTATTATTAGGTGTATTGAAATAAAATGCCGCTAATGTTTCCGAACGTTTGTATCCCCATGTGTACACAGATTGTGACGCAACCCTTTCTTCATAAGGCTTTAATATTTTCTTTGCTTCTTTTGCATGTCCTAAGTCAGGATAGATCACAGGATCAGAAAACACCTTATTGGCAACGGAGTGATCAAGAAATTTTATGCTAAGACCTGACTCCTCCGCATATTTCAACACATTGACGACTCCCTTCTCAAGACAAAGTATGGGTAAAATATAAATTTGTCTTCCTTGGAAAAAGTCAGGGCACGTCATTTGTGTTCTTTCCATAAAGTCAATTAGCGTATCCCCACTGCCCACTATATCGTCTACAAGCACAATATTTTGTACTTTCGTTAATACATTTTCATCATAAAAGTCTCTAGGTTGAACAGCCATAATATTTTTTGAAATATTTACATCCGCTTCATTCATACAATCAAACAAGCTTATTGCCCCATTCATAATACCTCCAAAAGAACATACTGGTACAAATATAGAATCATTGGTCGGTGATATTAACGACACATAATCTCGATAAGATCGTTCAAACCAATCTATAATAGTCAGGCGGTCAAAATACTGGAAATGCTTAAATAAATGTAAAAATACTCGTCTATCACTAGGTGTAATCGGCTCTAGCCAATTGACCAGTTTCTGTTCTATATCTCTTAATTTTTTATCTACAACCAGCATCTCTGGAAGTATATTATTGTTCTCGATGAATTGCCTTAACGCCTCGCGAATTTCAAAAAGTTCACTAGCTGGTAACACCCACTTAAAACTCCTCTACATCAATATTGTTTGGTACTGTTCACTACTTTTTAATAGCACTACATATACTTCATTAGAAATTCGACTACACCAAACATCTTCCTGCTTTTGTATTATATTCGTTTCTCAACAACTCTCATAAAGGAAAGTATCAAATGGCGTACGATTTTAGGATCAATTCAACGCTAGCCTTTTTATTTAAACTTTAAACACCACTCCTCAATAGCAACCCTCAGCTCTCCGCACGCGGTAAGTAAACAGTGACGACAAACGCTTTCAATATTATCAATGTAAAACTGGATGAGATTAAAAAATATGAATCAACGTGTTCCACCCAAGTCCAATATAATCCTTAACATTCATCCAATCCGCCGAATTCTATGTTAATTGCCATACATATTAGCAAAACCCCTTCCGCCAAATTGGAAGGGGTTTGATACCGTCACATCTAATGTTATTCTCTCCTCACACGTAGTGAGCATCACTCCATGTTTGGGGTTTGCGTAGAACAGACAACATCACGACGGAGCAATATTAACATATGATAAACGGAACAAGTTCACCTATATCCGCTTATAACTACCACTGTGTACGTGGACTTTGGATAGCATCTGTGGCTCTGTCAATATCGTTCATCCTATCCTTAATGCGTTCCAAACCTTGTTGAAGCTGTTTTTGATGAGCATCAAGGCGATGGGCAATTGTGGACTAGTCCGTGTCTCCAAAGAGCACAACAACGGTGAACTCGGATATTTTATTCATCCCGATTATTGGAATACAGGTTTGGCTACAGAAGCCTGCCAAGCTTTGGTTGAGTTCGGTTTTAAGAACTTAGGTCTTGAACGAATACATGGAAAATGCATGGCTACTAACATCGGCTCTAAACGAGTTATGGAGAAGTCAGGCTTGATTGTTGAGGGATTAGCACGGCATGAAGTTTTAAAATGGGGTACATACGAAGACGTCTGGCACTTAGGAACGATTCGCTCGGAGTGGTTGAATCGTAAGTCATAACAAGCACATAGAGGGGCGGAAGCGCCCCTTTTTACTATTTTCGCGGATACATCTAAGCGCATAGTCATTTCTGACCAACTACGCAACCGAACCTACATGTAACTAACTGCTGCTCGGCAGAACGCCCAGATTCACATGCTGTTCCCGACTAGGATAAACCTTCCCTGCTTCCCGTAGCACCAGTAATCCCATTAATAAGGACACAACACCAATAATGATCAGCAACGCCCCCAACTCCTGACTGTAGGCACTTAGCTCCCCTTCCCGAAAAGCCATCCCGCGTATGAGGCGGTTAAGCCAATTCATCGGTAGTGCCCATGCGGAAATTTGAAAAAACTCTGGAAATGCAAGTGGGGTCAGTTGAATGCCAGTCGCAAGAAACGACGGATACAATACGAAACTAGTTCGTAAATTGACTTTGGACACGTCTGTGGCTGAATAACCGATCAATAGACCCATAAGTGACAAGGCAAAGGCATAAACAAGCAGTGGAATAATAAACAGATAAGGCTCCGCTTCAAACCTCATTCCCCCCACCTGCTTTAATAATCCATAGCACAGGAGTAGCGAAAGAGTGGTCAAGACAGCGTACGGTACACTACGAATCCAGAGCTGCAAAGGCGACTTTCCGTTTGCAAAAAGCTTTCCTTCCTGACGCAAGCGAGGTCCAATCGAGCCTGCTGCGCTTGTTGTAATCATCAGCACCACGATATTCACAAATCCAAGTACCATAAAGTCTACATAACTTGTGGTCGGATTAAATAGCATCCGCTGCTGAAGGGACAACGGAGCAACAAGTCCCTGTGATGTTTCGGCATCCATCCCTTTTTGGGTCAGACGGATCATAGAAAGGGTCATATTTTCCGTTAGGATAACTTCCTGAATCGCGGTCCGGATGCCGGTTAGCCCTGAGGGCATCGTGTTATCCATTAAGATGCCGAGATTCGTTGTTATCCCCTGCTGCTGACGTAGCTCCAACTGTTTGGGGAGCATGATGACCGCTACAGCCTGCTCATTGGCGAGTAATATTTCTGGGTTCAGGCGGCTAGCGTGCACATTTGTGACGCTCATATGTGGGGACGCGTTTATTTTAGAGATCAGTTGCCGTGAATACGAGCTGTGATCCTCATCAATGACAACAACAGGCGATTCGCTGATTTGGTTCTGCGAAAACATGAAGCCAAAAAATAGGGCCGCGACAAGCGGGCCGATAAAAATCAGGCGAACATACTTACTGCCCGCTACATACTTCCACTCATCAATCAGTGACTTCATCAAGTTTCACCTCCGCTGTCATACCCGGAAGCAAATCAGCATTCGAATTCATACGTATTCGGACAAGAAACATACTTAAATCGGCTTGCCCTTTTTCACGTGTCATACGCAAGTTTGCAAATTGAGGGGCCGCTGAGATGGAAGCAATAACACCCATCACCTGCGTTGGGTGATCCAAATAGGGGAAATGAACAGTAATGTTTTGATTAACCCCAAGCTTTTGGATTTCACTTTCCTGTATGTAGAGATCTGTATAATAATTATTTTTTTGCAAAATTACGAGCGGCACCCCTTGCTGTACTTGATCTCCCGGCTTTACAATCATCCTGTTGATCACGCCATCATCCGGTGCGAATACATCTATGTCTCCTGCTGTAGCTGACTTAACCTTGAATAGCACCTCTCCTTTTTTTATAGAATCGCCTACAGCCACACCAACCTCAACAATCGCCCCGGGACTCTTCTGATAAAATACGGTCTTTTGCTCCGCCTCAAGCACGCCTTGTTTCCTGCTCTCAGCCTGACTGACAGCATCCTTTCCTTTCACAACAAGTAACGAACCTCCAACGATCATTGCAATTGCAATCCCGATATAAATGCCTACTTTGATCTTCATCCTTCAATCCCTCCTATTACGATCCCCAATGTAAGGTTAATCCTGCTGCTCTTTTTTACTTTTCAGCATCATTTTTCTGACCGCGTTTTCCGCAGCCTCCATGATCACTTCTCCCAATGTAGGATGAGGATGAATCGTCATAGCCAAATCCTCCACGGTCGCACCCATCTCGATCGCAAGCGCAAGCTCTGATATGAGTGTTGATGCCTCCACACCTACGATTTGTGCACCAATCACAATGCCTGTGGTCGGGTTTGCTACAATCTTGACGAATCCTTCGGTTTCCCTCAATGCCAATGCTCTTCCGTTAATCGCGAAAGCTGCTTTGCCAATCATAATCGGGATCGCTTGTGCCCTTGCTTCCGTTTCACTTAAGCCGACACTAGCCAGCTCTGGATGAGAAAAAACGACGAGCGGAATGGCTCTATAATCAACCACAGAGGTAAGGCCGATAATAGCTTCTGCCGCAATTCTGGCTTCATAGGACGCCTTGTGAGCGAGGGTTGGGCCAGCCGTAATATCGCCAATGGCTAAAATATGCGGGATTGCCGTTCTGCACTGTTCGTCCGTCTCGATTAATCCCCTGCTCGTTACTGGCAAGCCAATGCGTTCCAATCCTAACTTGCCGTCTGTATTCGGTTTTCTACCGATCGTGACTAACACATACTCGGCTGTAACATGATGCTGCTCCTGATTTTTCGAATAGTGCAGTGTAATGGCATCCGCGTTCTGTACCACTTTTTCAGCTGTAGCCCCGCTTATCATGTGAATGCCATCTGCTTTCAACTGTCGGACAACAGGGGCCGTAAGATCCGCCTCGAATCCAGGCAGCACCTGCTCTCCCCCCTCTAGAATCGTTACCTTTGTTCCAAACTTGGCATACATTTGTCCCAGTTCAACACCAATATATCCACCACCTACAACGATCAGACTGGTCGGAACCTGAGGAAGCGACAGAGCTTCTGTAGAAGACAAAATACGTCCTCCAACCGGAAATGCTTGCAGCTCAATCGGACGAGATCCCGTTGCCAGTATGGCGTACTTAAATGAAATGGTCTGCTCCTGTCCAGATTGATTGATAACAGCGGTATGTTCATCAACCAAACTAGCCTCCCCTTCCACAATGCTCACGCCGGCAGTTTTTAATAAATAATGAACTCCGCCTGCCTGCTTGTTCACAATTGCTTGCTTGAAATGCTGAGCATCCTTAAATGACGCTGCCGCATCTGCATGATTGAACTCTTTGAGCAAATCATAGCGATGCGATTCAGCAATTAATGCTTTGGATGGAATGCAGCCCACATGCGTGCAGACTCCGCCAAGCTGACTACGTTCGACAATTGCCGTCTTCATACCAAGCTGTGCAGATCGCAGCGCCGCCACATAGCCCCCCGGACCTGATCCAATGACCAACGTTTCTACGGATTCAAGCTTACTCATATTCTGATACCTCCGATTGAAGCTATTTTAAAATATGATGATCATAATATATTATAACCATCATATTTTAAAAGCGTCAACAACCGTGTTCAGCCTTTCTTGAACTAACAGCTACCCGATCGCTAAATTGACACGTCTTATTATGACGCTTATAATATTTTGAAAATACAATCATAAAGCTGTGGAGTGATTACAATACCGTATCCCAAAGGACATAAGATGAAAGTGCGGAATAAGATCGTTGAAAGTGCTGCCAAGGCTTTTCGTACCCATGGTATCCACGATGTAAGTGTTCCGTTCATTATGAAGGGGGCCGGATTGACTCATGGCGGGTTTTATTCACATTTTGACAACAAAGAACAGCTCGTCGCCGAAGCCTGTCGGTATGCCATCAGTGATACCATCGCCCTTTTACAGCAAGCCGCTGACCAAGAGAAACAGAACCCCAAGATCAATACGGTCATTGATTATTATTTAAGTACGTATCACCGCGACAACACGGAGATGGGCTGCATTATTCCCGCCCTTTCTGGCGAGTTATCCCGTGCTTCGGAAGAAATTCGGCAGGTGTTCACCCTTGAACTGGAACGGATGATTGCTTTTATCTCTAATCTGGCGG harbors:
- a CDS encoding GNAT family N-acetyltransferase, which gives rise to MSIKAMGNCGLVRVSKEHNNGELGYFIHPDYWNTGLATEACQALVEFGFKNLGLERIHGKCMATNIGSKRVMEKSGLIVEGLARHEVLKWGTYEDVWHLGTIRSEWLNRKS
- a CDS encoding TetR/AcrR family transcriptional regulator produces the protein MPYPKGHKMKVRNKIVESAAKAFRTHGIHDVSVPFIMKGAGLTHGGFYSHFDNKEQLVAEACRYAISDTIALLQQAADQEKQNPKINTVIDYYLSTYHRDNTEMGCIIPALSGELSRASEEIRQVFTLELERMIAFISNLAEIDTSKGSSLMSSMVGSLVLARTVSNPELSGNLLSAGKQYAKALVVA
- the lpdA gene encoding dihydrolipoyl dehydrogenase; protein product: MSKLESVETLVIGSGPGGYVAALRSAQLGMKTAIVERSQLGGVCTHVGCIPSKALIAESHRYDLLKEFNHADAAASFKDAQHFKQAIVNKQAGGVHYLLKTAGVSIVEGEASLVDEHTAVINQSGQEQTISFKYAILATGSRPIELQAFPVGGRILSSTEALSLPQVPTSLIVVGGGYIGVELGQMYAKFGTKVTILEGGEQVLPGFEADLTAPVVRQLKADGIHMISGATAEKVVQNADAITLHYSKNQEQHHVTAEYVLVTIGRKPNTDGKLGLERIGLPVTSRGLIETDEQCRTAIPHILAIGDITAGPTLAHKASYEARIAAEAIIGLTSVVDYRAIPLVVFSHPELASVGLSETEARAQAIPIMIGKAAFAINGRALALRETEGFVKIVANPTTGIVIGAQIVGVEASTLISELALAIEMGATVEDLAMTIHPHPTLGEVIMEAAENAVRKMMLKSKKEQQD
- a CDS encoding phosphoribosyltransferase-like protein, producing MLPASELFEIREALRQFIENNNILPEMLVVDKKLRDIEQKLVNWLEPITPSDRRVFLHLFKHFQYFDRLTIIDWFERSYRDYVSLISPTNDSIFVPVCSFGGIMNGAISLFDCMNEADVNISKNIMAVQPRDFYDENVLTKVQNIVLVDDIVGSGDTLIDFMERTQMTCPDFFQGRQIYILPILCLEKGVVNVLKYAEESGLSIKFLDHSVANKVFSDPVIYPDLGHAKEAKKILKPYEERVASQSVYTWGYKRSETLAAFYFNTPNNTLSTFHEKNEVLPWNPVFPRKKNGDSLDVKESSTLHEIKRRKEERRDMRYQLAKSVEEERRKRELND
- a CDS encoding DUF4364 family protein, giving the protein MTNHEVDFHKILILIYLNNHEFVLDINDLLELVGMNYNLVRQSISELIREGFINRNQDVRAYRLTSLGKKFLSDKYLDNILLEDLKSTVDGPDPTRLFHIFVPKNFKKRLK
- a CDS encoding ABC transporter permease, which produces MKSLIDEWKYVAGSKYVRLIFIGPLVAALFFGFMFSQNQISESPVVVIDEDHSSYSRQLISKINASPHMSVTNVHASRLNPEILLANEQAVAVIMLPKQLELRQQQGITTNLGILMDNTMPSGLTGIRTAIQEVILTENMTLSMIRLTQKGMDAETSQGLVAPLSLQQRMLFNPTTSYVDFMVLGFVNIVVLMITTSAAGSIGPRLRQEGKLFANGKSPLQLWIRSVPYAVLTTLSLLLCYGLLKQVGGMRFEAEPYLFIIPLLVYAFALSLMGLLIGYSATDVSKVNLRTSFVLYPSFLATGIQLTPLAFPEFFQISAWALPMNWLNRLIRGMAFREGELSAYSQELGALLIIIGVVSLLMGLLVLREAGKVYPSREQHVNLGVLPSSS
- a CDS encoding HlyD family efflux transporter periplasmic adaptor subunit: MKIKVGIYIGIAIAMIVGGSLLVVKGKDAVSQAESRKQGVLEAEQKTVFYQKSPGAIVEVGVAVGDSIKKGEVLFKVKSATAGDIDVFAPDDGVINRMIVKPGDQVQQGVPLVILQKNNYYTDLYIQESEIQKLGVNQNITVHFPYLDHPTQVMGVIASISAAPQFANLRMTREKGQADLSMFLVRIRMNSNADLLPGMTAEVKLDEVTD